The sequence GGGCAATAAATACGGCAAAGGGTTTACAGGTACTATTGATGGAATTAATACGCATGCAGCTTTACTTGCCCTTATGACGAATGAAGAACAACATAATTTACGTTACCAACAATTAGCAGACATATCACGAGATAAATTAGCAGGAAATATGGATGCGGAGGGCGTTAAAATTGGTTTCCCCGAAAACTTCCATTCAGATTGGAGTATTAACCAAGACAATACTGGAGCGAGCGTTGGACACATGCTTAAAACTGCTTGGTGCTTAGGTAGAGCTGCTGTTTATTTTGATGATAGAAGCTACAGAACTGCTGCAGAAGAAATTATTGATCATGTTTATACTTCTAATTTGTATGATAAAAATAATGGTGCTCCGTATGAATGGGCAAATTGGAAAACTGGTGTAGTTACGGATCGAAACAAATGCCATTGGGTAGTTGAACAAGGTTTTACTGGACCAATGATTGCCTCTTTTATTACAAATGATAAGGACAAGAAAGAACGCTATCTACAAATGGCAGATGAATCTCTTTATTTCTTTGAGCAAAACATGATTTCGTCTATTGGCCTTTCTCATGAATATGTAACTCCTGGGGGAAATCCAATTGATGGTTTAAAAGCCAATATGTTTAAATCTGGATTTCATGATGCTGAATTGGGCTTCTTTGCCTATTTATATGGACAAGCTTATCTTACCGCTTCAAAATTTAGTCTATATTATTATTTAACACCATCAGAAGACAAAGTATTTACATTAATGCCATTAGCCTACCCTAATAGTCAATTAAAAATTTCTAATGTAGAACTTGATGGGAAACAATACGCTAATTTTAATGGCGAACAAAATGAAGTTAGTGTATTAGCAAATCGTGGAGGCGTTTTTAAAGTTGAATTTACTCCTACACCTTTAACTTCTGTATTAACTACTGCAGCTATTTCTAAAAATGAAAAAATTAAAGTTTTCCCTACATTATTTTCTGATAAAATAACTATCAAAACAACAATTAATGGATACTATACCATACGTATATATGATATGTTTGGTAATATATTCTATAAAAATTTGACAAATACTCCTACTACTATTGTAGAAAACCTGCAGAAAGTTCCAAAAGGAATTTATATAGTAAATATACAATCTGAGGAAATAAATCAAGGTTTTAAAATTATTAAAAACTAGTATCCTTTGATTATAAATAAGAGTCATCCCGTATTATTTCTAATAAGGGATGACTCTTGTTTATTTTAGAAGTACTACAATAGAATTTCTATTCGTTAGTAATCGATTCTATTTGTACTAATTAGCTATTATTTAGAAGTGTATTCTCCATGTCCTGTTAAATACACATCTTTTTTATCTTTTCCTTTGATAAGAAATACTCTGTAAACTTCTTTACCGCGTTCAAAACCAGCTTTTATTTTTTCTGAAGCACCAATTACTGTCCAATCTGGGAAATCTTTATTCACCTTCGCTAAAACGTATTGAGGAAGTTGAACATTATCAATTTTTCTTTTGATTAAAACGATTTTCCCTTCTTTATCTAAATATACTTTTTCAGTACCATTTTCTGTTTTTACATATACTTCATATGTTTTAGAAAATAAACCTAACACAGGTTTTTTATGGTAGACCATTTCATAATCTTTCTGAATTAATGCAACAGGTATAATGTTTACATAATCAACAAATCCTTCTGGAAATTCTGCATCAATATGTTGATAGATTGTACCGTCTACTTCACTTTGGTCTATTTCTTTAACTTTTAAAACAGCTTTTTGAGCGATTGCAAAACTACTTAAACCAATAAATGCCGCGATAAATAATAAAAATTTGTGTTTCATAATTGTATGTATTTTTGTGTAATGATACTTATGAAAACGGCATTAATTGAAATAAAAATCACAGAAAATAATTAAAGAATTACAGATTATGATTTATGATTAAAGAAATAATACTAACTATTTAACATCGGGAAATATCGTTCATCTAAAATATTCATATGATGTATTTGATGTCCTACAATTGTAAAACCAAGTGCTAAAACACTAATTTCTTGTCCGCTTGCAGTTCCAACTTGTAAAAGCATTTCGTCTGAAAAACTTTTAAATAAAGCTATTGTACCTAAACGTACCGCCTGAAACTCATTAATTAAGTCTGACAATTCTCTGTGGTTGGCCATGCTATTTACTGCATAATCGTTTTCCTCAAAGCCTGGAATTGGTGTTTTATCTTCACGAGCAAAGCGTAAAGCTCGATATGCTAAAATCCTTTCTGTATCAATTAGGTGTTGAAGCAGATCTAAAGCAGTCCATTTATTGGCAGCATATACTTGAGTACCTAATTTTTCTAGTTGTTCAACAAAATCGCTATTAATTTTTGTAATCGATTCTGATAGTACATCTACTACATTGTTATCTTCTGTAAGATTGATATATCTATCAAAATATTCAGGCATAAAAGGAAGTTCTTTCTTGTTCATTTTTTTTAATTTAGTAGTAGATTATTAATTATTTGTCAGTACCTCAATCATTAAAAGAAATTTTTCAAATTAAAGTTATTGATTAAAACCCTCTTGATTCTTTTTATAGTTATTCTACTTATTAAGTGATACTAAATATGCGGTACTTCATATACAATATACATTTAAAATTTATTTGTACCCAAAAATAATACAATTCTAATTTTGAATTTGATTTATCTAACGATAGTTAATTAAATGAAAAAAAAATATATCCTCGATTTTGGCAAATTTACAAAAATGGAAACCTCTACATTATCAGGTAGATACCAATAAATATATAAAACTGAACTAAACATTAACTTTAATAGTGCAATAATAAATCATTAGTGTATTTGAATAATAATTATTAGCTTATAGTAGCATTAAACTTAACTATACTACTATGAAGAAAATTTTTGTTCTTGATACTTCAGTATTACTTTTTGATCACGATTCTATAACGAACTTCGAGGAGAATGATGTTGCCATTCCTATAACAGTACTCGAAGAACTTGATAAATTTAAAATTGGGAATGACACTAAAAATTTCGAAGCTCGTGCCGTTTGTCGTTTTATTGACGATATTTCTATCAACAAAAACTTAAATAATTGGATTCCTCTACCCGGAGATAACAAAGGCGATTTTAAAATTTTAATGCACGATTCTTCTAAGGCTTCTGCTGTAGAAAATACGTACGGTAACCTAAAGAACGATCATAAAATATTAAATGCTGCTGTTGTTTTACAAGAGAAATTTCCAGACCGTAAAATTGTACTTATTACTAAGGATATTAACCTTAGGGTAAAGGCAAAAGCAATAGGTTTACCAGCCCAAGATTTAATGAAGGGTAAGGTTAAGGATGTAAAGAAAATCCATGGTGGCTTTATAGAGATTTCTGGTATTGACAGTAACCTTATTCGTAATTTCTATAAAAATGGTAAAATTGAAGACATCAGTATTCTTGGTGACAAAAAAGTAAACAATGAGTATTACATCTTAAAAAATGGCACTTCTTCTGCTCTCGCTTTCTATAATCCGCACACAATGCATATAGAAAAAGTAGAAAAAGAATATGTCTACAATATTAAACCTAGAAATGCAGAACAAGCTTTTGCCATTCATGCAATTTTAAATGACAATATTAAATTAGTTACACTACAAGGTGTTGCAGGAACGGGTAAAACATTAATTGCTTTGGCATGTGCTTTAGAACGCTCTAACCAATACAATCAGATAATTTTGGCTAGACCAATAATACCTTTATCTAACAGAGAGATTGGGTATTTACCGGGAGATGCTCAAGAGAAGATCAATCCGTATATGCAACCACTTTTTGATAATCTTAAGTTTATTAAGAGCCAAACTTCTAGCAATGGGAAAAAAGCCAAAAACATAGATGGTATGTTAGAAGAGGGTAAAATTGAAATTATGCCTTTGGCTTTTATTAGAGGACGTAGCTTAGAAAATGTAATCATGATAATTGATGAATCTCAAAACCTCACTCCTCACGAAATTAAAACAATTGTAACAAGAGCGGGAGAAAATACAAAGATCATCTTTACAGGAGATGTAAAGCAGATTGACACTCCTTACCTTGATGAACAAAGTAATGGTCTAAGTTTTATGATTGATAAACTTAAAGGTGACCCTCTCTTTGCAAATATCAAATTGATGAAAGGTGAGCGAAGTGCTCTTGCTAATTTAGCCAACGAAAAATTATAAATTCACCGCAAAATCACATAAAAGTGCATTACTACTTATAATAGTAACGCACTTTTTTTTTGTGTAACTATAATTTTTTTTAGATATAAATAGTACATTTAAATCATGAATACTATAATATCAGCTCAAGAATTATTCGAGATAATTAATCAACCTAATGTAATTGTCTTAGATGCTAGTCAGCCTGGAGATAAAGTAGGGTTAACACCTAAAAACCCAGGTTTACAAATTTTAAATGCTAGAACTTTTGATCTAAAAAATGATTTTAGCGATCAAAATAATCCATTACCTAATACACTTCAAAACGCGAAAGATTTTGAAAATGCATGCCGTAATTTAGGTATCAATAATAATAGTATTGTAGTGATATATGATAACCTAGGTATTTTTACTAGTCCACGAGCTTGGTGGATGTTTAAGTCTATGGGTTTTGATAATGTACATGTATTAGATGGTGGTTTAGACAGTTGGCTATCAAATGGATATTCAATAGAAAAAATTTCAAAAAAAGAATATCCTAAAGGTGATTTTACTGCTAAATTCTCCTCTAAAAATGTAGTTGATGCGGCTAAGGTAAATACCAATATATCAACTAAAGAATACCAATTAATAGATGCCAGAGGGGCACAAAGATTTGATGGAACTGTAGAGGAACCAAGAGCCGGAATACGCAGTGGACATATTCCGAATGCTTTAAATTTACCGTTTAAATCTTTACTTAAAGATGGGAAATTTAAAAGTGAAGAAGAAAGAAGGGAATTATTTGACGCACTGAATTTAGATGATAAACCTTTAATTTTCAGTTGCGGTTCTGGAGTAACTGCATGTGTAGTTTATTTGGCTTCTGAAGGTATTTTAAATCAAGAAAAAGCTGTTTATGACGGCTCTTGGAGTGAATGGGGACAATCTGACTTCCCTATCATAAAAAGTTAAATAATGATAGTTTTTAATCATTAATTAATTATCAAGACAATTAAAAAAGACGTTTATATAAACAGATATTTTAAAGAAAGAACGTAGAAGTCTTATAAATTTTTCTAGTACTTTTCCTATTACACAGCAAAGGAAAATCTATTGTGAAATGAAAGAATGTTTATTGCGATAGCATCATAAATAAGTATTTAAAACAAACAGACTATTGTACCTTAATTGTTTATTACACATGAATGGTTAAGCAGAATCTAGAAAATTTATAAGACCTTTCTTTCCTCTCCTTAATATGGTACGGTTTTATTGCTGCAAATAAGCATGAAACTTATACTAACCTACTTCAAAGATTTCCAAAGAGATTATTATACAAAAAAGTTTATTGCCGCACTCCTAATTATTGGTTGTGGCCTTCTTGCATTTAATTATAGTTTAGACTTTGAAGATAGTTATATTGATAAATTTGCCCGTACAATTTTTCATACAATTGGGTTTTTCATTTATCATTATTCGGCCTATTTCCTTGTTTTATTAGGCATACACTTCACCACAAATAGAAAGGTACTTCACCAATCAAAATCATTTTGGATTAAGCTTACTTTAGCGATGCTAATACTAGCAATTTCTCGTTCCTTCTATTATCACATATATATTGCTGATTTGTTTGATGGAGTAACAAAACTTTATATAAGTAGAGTAATGACGAAGTTTAGAAAATTATCGCTCATTTTCTTACTTGTTGGAGGTGTTTATTGGCTTTTTGATAGAAATAAAGGTTTGCATTTTTATGGATTAGACTTTAAAGCCAAAAACTTAAAAATCTATGTGATATTATTGGCCTGCATGGTTCCTATTATAGCTGGAGCATCATTTTTAGATGGTTTTCAAAAATTTTATCCCTTTTATAAAAAATCTGGTGGAGCTCTAATGGCACAAGTTTACCATTTGCCAGAATGGATATTTGTAACAATTTATGAAACTGTTTATGCTTCAGAATTTATATCTGTTGAGTTGTTTTTTAGGGGCTTTTTAATACTAGGTTTCACTAAGTACTTGGGTAAAGATGTCGTTATACCAATGGCATTTACTTATGCAGTATATCATTTTGGTAAACCTATGGGAGAAGCAATAAGCTCTATTTTTGGAGGCTACATTTTAGGTGTAATTTCTTACTATTCTAAAAACCTTTGGGGTGGTGTTTTTCTGCATGTAGGCATTGCATTACTAATGGAATTATTTGCTTACCTACACATGTAAAAAAAGCCATTCACAAAAATTAAATTAAAGTGAATGGCCTGTAAGTTTAAAAAGCATTAAATCAATTTATGAGTTGCTTTAATGTCTCTTCTAATTGATATGAATTTGCTCCTGTTATTCTTTTAAGAATTACGCCATCTTTCACTATTAACTGTGTTGGATAACCTTGAATGTTTAACTTTTCCGATAGCTTAGTAACATCAGCATCTAAAACTCTAAACTGTTCTGTATTTTCTAAAGGGTTCTTCTCAATAAATGCTGTCCATTTACTTATTTGTTGATCAAATGATATAAATACAAAATTGACTTTTTCTGAATTGTACTTTTTAAGAATTTCTGGATAGTCTTCTTTCATACTTTTAACACAAGGCCCACACCAAGAAGCCCAAAAATCTATTATGTATATCCCTTTGTTGAATGATCTTATTACCTCATCTAAATTTGGATCTAAAAGCGTAAACTTATTAGGTAGTTTTTGTTGAATAAAACCTTTCCTATTTTTTGATAAAACTGCCAATTCTCTAGTATAATCAGAATTTTGATAGGTTTCATCAAACTGATGAACATAATAATTAAAGTTTTGGTTAGACAATGTATCATCATAAAAAACGTACTCCTTCACATACTCATATAATACTTTTTCTTGTAGACTCTTATTTTTTATGTACTTCGTATTTATAGCCTGAAAACGTTCTACATCTGAATTTGATTTTTGCATCAGTTTGGTTCCTTCCAATGGCGTAAATTCATCTTCTACTACAGTTATTTGCGTAAAAATTAATTCTGAAATATACTGGGCTAGTACTGGGCTAGTGTACATTGTTGTATCATTTAAATCAAATTGTTGCAAAGCATTAAAAATATGATTTGGGTTGTTTAGTCTGATAGAATCCGGAAAATATTCGGTATACATTGTGTTAGATTCTAACCATAAAGCAATAATATTTCCTTTAGACTCTTTTAAATAACGTTCTGATAATTTCTCTTTATGAGCAAAAAGCGTATCTGCCAAATTTTTTGTAACTGCTTTATTTAAGTTGTAAGAAGCCTCATAATCGGTATGATAATCTAGGTTATTTAATATTTCACTTCCTTCTTCTAATTGCTTTAGAAAAGAGTAATGGTAATCTAAACTGTCCATTATTTCTTTTGATACCGCAAAATATTGATGTTTATAATTTCTTATCGAAAACATGCTATCAAATTCATGTTTAAGTGCCTTTTTGTTTTTCGAATTATCGGTTATTCTTAAATCACCATAAGTACTCCTTTTTAATAGCTCTCTTGATTTCACATACTTAAAATAGTCTCTTTTTATTCTAGGCTGAAGATCATCTTTATCATAATCCAACAATGAATATCGTTCAGCCTCATATGGAGTATACCTTTCATTTAAACTTTTCTCACCAATTTCTTTTCTGTTAATATTTTCAGAATAAGTTGTTGATTTAATGCTTCTGAAAGTCCAAAATGAATTCCCTTTAGCATAAGGAGCAAATGAATCTATAAGTAAATTACTTGCATCTGCCGAACGAAATATAGATGCAGCTCTTAACTGATAACACTCCACTGTACTAAAATTAGTAATTTCTAAAGTACCTTTATATGTAATATCTTTTTTAGGATCATCATAATTAACTTGATAATCTACTTTTTGGGTATAATTTTTCTTCCCTACATAACCAAACTGAATTGAACCTTTTGACTCTTTTTTATTTTGATAATTAGGAGTTATAAATGGCAGATAATTCTTTTTATGTTTGATCTCAAAATTAGAGGATGTAATACTTAATACCTCAAAGTTTTCTCTAATATATATTTCCCCCTCTGTTTTATCATTTTTAGAATGATATTCTATGACATAAACAGGTTCATTATTTCTATTTTCTATATCTCGCAAATTGTATGTATAATCACTCGTTTTAATAAGTGGACTATTCCGAATAAAACTGAAGTTATATTTTAATAATAGCTTACTCTGTAAAAAATTAAAGTCTGTAAATTGCCTTTTATAAAAGGCTAACATATCATATTTATTATATGTTTTTAATGCACCTTTATCAAGATTAGATAAATCCCAAGAAGGATCAAAATTCCAATTATGGTCTTTATTCGCCCTTAATTCATCAAATAATAGTTTATTCATCCCTTGATTTGTAGAATAAGCAGGCATTGAGGACTGATACTGCTCAAAATAAATATCTCCTACTCCTTCTAAACCAGAGACAAATTCATTATCAATAAATTTATTTTCGGCATAATAAAATTCTCCTAGATATGCTTTTTCTCTAAAATCTTTTCTGAATTTTGATGTAGATTTTCTAATAATTTCTTTTACAGTGGGCATTTTAGAAGTAACATGAACCATATCTAACTCGGTAGCTTTTGGTTCTAAGAAAATCTTATTTGTAATCAAAAAAGACAGTTTTTTTATGGGGATGACTTTTGGAGTAAACCCTATAGAAGAAATAAGAAGAGAGTCTTGTAGTTGATCTTTATTAATTGGAATTATAAAACTCCCATCGTCTTTACTATAGCCACCTAAATGGTTGTTTTTTAAGATAATATTAGCATAAGGCACAGCCTCTTTTGTGGTGAGGTTAACTACCGTTCCTTTAATATTCTGAGCGTTACTATATAGGGAAATAAAAAGTAGAGAAAAAAACGTAATTAGTTTCATTGTTTTCGTTTAGTTGTAGAATTAGTTTTAAGAGCTAGTCAAATCTATAAAAAAATATTCAATGAATCAATCAGTGAGAATATTTATCCTCACTGATTGATTATTACAAAAAATTAGTATCCCAAAGCATCCAATACTTTAGCATTTAATCGTCTGTTTTTTCCTTTATAAGGATAACAATGTATATGAATTGCAGGATTAAAGTTCATTTCAATAATTGCATAATTACTGTCATTTGCTTCTTCAGAAATGTCATCTATCATCATGTCTAAGCCTGTAATTTCTACATCTAAGGCTTTAGCTGCATCAACAGCAATCTTTTTATATGATTCCGGAATATCATCTGTAAAATCTAAACTATCGCCCCCCGTAGATATGTTAGAATTTTCTCTTAGGTAAACTATTTGATTTTTAGATGGAACAAAATCAAAATCTAGTCCCTGAGATTGTAAAAACATTTCTTCTGCTTCTCCAAGTGCTATTTTTTCTAATGGCGTTTTATACCCTTTTCCTCTTAAAGGATCTTTATTTTTTTCAATAACAAGCTCTCTTATGGTTGCTTCGCCATCTCCTTTAACATTTGCGGGAACACGATGTAAGATACCTACTACTTCATTTTTTATGATAAAAATTCGGTATTCTTTTCCACTTACAAACTCTTCTACTAAAATTGAATTATCATGTTCAAAAGCTATTTCAATAGCTCTATCAAAGACTTCTTTTTTTGTGTTATTTTTTAAAATACTAATACCCAACCCAAAATTTGTGGATTTAGGTTTTACTACAACAGATTTATTTTTGTAAAACAAGAAGTCTTCTTTTGCTTTGTAATGATCTATATATTGTTCGCCTTTTGGTGTACGAATTCCCACACGCTCAATAAGCTTTTTAGTCATTACTTTATTTTCCATCATAAGCACACTAACGTAGTTATCTAAAGAGGTACGAGTAGCTTGCATTACATATTCTTCTTTGCCATCTTTTTCTAAACGAACAAAGTTTTCTGAACGGTCCATTATTTCGAAAATAATACCTCTTAAAACTGCCTCTCTAAGCAACAATTGGGTAGACAGTTCCATATCTTCTAAACCATAAAATTTATAAGAATGGTTAAGGCTTTCCTGCTTATAAAGTTGGGCTTTTTGTAAATGCCATGCTAAAAATGAAGTTCCTTGAATAGCTGTTAAAGTTTTAGCAGCAGGACGGTCATTGATATCATCAGAAATTTTAATGAGATGTTCTAAAGAATTTACATAGCTTTCTGGTAACAACTTATCTAACGTGTGTTCTATCTGTCTTGTAATTCTTGCTACTGCTTCTTGAAGATTCATTCCTTTACCTTCAAACTCAATTTTTGCAGTTTTAGAAAGTCCCATCGTAGCAGCAATTTCTTGATTTTCGTTAGCTGTAAGTTGTACAGTGGCATCAAAAATTGTTTCTTCTTTTAACAGACAAAACAACAAGAACATATGTACAATATCTGCTGTTTCTTTTGTAATACCAAGTTTAACAGAAGGGTCTAAATCTAGTAATCGAATTTCTAAATATTCTAATTGTCCGTTTATTTCTTTTAAACGAATAGGTGAATAATTCTCTTTGGCACTTTCTAATTGGCCCTTATCTATAGCATTTTGAATACTGTTATGGTATCCTTCCATAGAGGTATAATCAAGTAGTAAGTCTTCTTGATTTTTATAACCACATACACTTGTTCGCATAGAAGTTGCCTCTGTAAAATGGTGGGCATCCGAGGTTGCTTTTGGCAGTGTATCAATACAACATTTCATGTAAGAACTATGCAATGCAGGACTATCCCCTAAAAGCGTTACTAAATACCATCTGTATTTTAAAAAGTTTCTTGCAATTTTTAAATAAACTGCTTCTTTGAATTGTGCGTAAGGTTGTGCTTTCTCTTCCGACTTATCATATAAAAATTTAAGGTTTTTTTCTAATAAAGAAAAATTATAATGTATACCAGAAAGCAATTGCTTCTTTTTACCATACTTAGTAGCCAAGTGGTTTCTGTATTCTTCGTTCACCTCTCCACCTTCGCCATAATTGGCAATCGGAATATCATTATCGTTTTCAGGAAGGTCTGGAGGTGTACTTTGTGGCCATAAATATTCATCACCTAATTGTTCAGAAACGATATCATGAATGGTCTCCAAAAAACCTAATGCTTCATGAATGGAAGGCAAAGGAGGAGTAATCATTTCTATCTGACTTTCTGAAAAATCTGTAGTAATATATGGATGTGTTAATTTACTTCCTAAACGAGATGGATGTGGCGTTAATGCAATCTTACCATTCTTATCTATTCGTATATTTTCTTTTTCGAGTCCAAAACTTCCCTCAAATAAATGACTTGACTTATAGTTATTAATTATTGAATCTAAGGCTTTCATATTGTGCTATTTAATATAATTTTTCTTTTTATAAATTGATAAGCGATGGATAAAGATGTCGCTCTTAAAACAGTGCTAATTGCAATGGCTAACCATACTCCATTAATACCTATTGCTGCAAAAGAAGATAAGTAAATGGCCATTGGAATACGAATTAACGTCATGGTGATATTAATAGTTGCAGGTACTTTTGTTTTCCCTAAACCATTGATTATACCAGATGTTATCATTTCTACACACATAAATACTTGCGATAACCCTATAATTCTAAGGTAATCTGCACCAATGGTTACTGTTGCTTCTTCTTGAACAAAAAGACGTACAAAAAATGTTGGGAACGAATAAAAAAGAATTCCCATTACTACACCCAATGCAACTCCAATTTTTAAAGCAGTAGTGTAACCTTCTCTAATACGGTTAAACTTTTGTGCTCCAAAATTTTGGCCTGTAAAAGACATCATTGCTCCCATTAAACCACCAGTGGCCATAAATGTCATAGATTCTATTTGTAGTCCTATTTTCTGTGCAGCAATGGCATCGCTACCCCATTGTGCTACAATTCTTGCCATTATTATACCTACAACAGTAAAAATTATGCGTTGTATTGATGGGGGAAAACCTAGACTTATAGTCTTTTTTATTGTACCTGTTGTAAACTCCCACTCTTTATATTTTCCTAAAAAGTCTTGAGCTGCTTTATTCCAAAATAGGAATAAGCTAATACTTTGTGCTATTATGGTAGCCAAAGCAGCACCTAAAACACCTAGGTCTAAAACAAAAATAAATATTGGATCGAGTAGTATGTTTATCACTACACCAATTATGGTAATTTTTAAAGGTGTTTTGGCATCTCCTCTTGCATTACTTATTCCAGTAAATAAATTAACTGTAAGTATAAATAATAACCCTAAAGATGCACACCTTAAATAATCGTAGGCTAAACTTTCCACAACGAGATCATTCAACATAAAAAACCCAATAAGATCTCTATAAAAAAGTTGAATTATAAAGACCATTACTGCAACAATTATTA is a genomic window of Flammeovirga pectinis containing:
- the gshAB gene encoding bifunctional glutamate--cysteine ligase GshA/glutathione synthetase GshB, translated to MKALDSIINNYKSSHLFEGSFGLEKENIRIDKNGKIALTPHPSRLGSKLTHPYITTDFSESQIEMITPPLPSIHEALGFLETIHDIVSEQLGDEYLWPQSTPPDLPENDNDIPIANYGEGGEVNEEYRNHLATKYGKKKQLLSGIHYNFSLLEKNLKFLYDKSEEKAQPYAQFKEAVYLKIARNFLKYRWYLVTLLGDSPALHSSYMKCCIDTLPKATSDAHHFTEATSMRTSVCGYKNQEDLLLDYTSMEGYHNSIQNAIDKGQLESAKENYSPIRLKEINGQLEYLEIRLLDLDPSVKLGITKETADIVHMFLLFCLLKEETIFDATVQLTANENQEIAATMGLSKTAKIEFEGKGMNLQEAVARITRQIEHTLDKLLPESYVNSLEHLIKISDDINDRPAAKTLTAIQGTSFLAWHLQKAQLYKQESLNHSYKFYGLEDMELSTQLLLREAVLRGIIFEIMDRSENFVRLEKDGKEEYVMQATRTSLDNYVSVLMMENKVMTKKLIERVGIRTPKGEQYIDHYKAKEDFLFYKNKSVVVKPKSTNFGLGISILKNNTKKEVFDRAIEIAFEHDNSILVEEFVSGKEYRIFIIKNEVVGILHRVPANVKGDGEATIRELVIEKNKDPLRGKGYKTPLEKIALGEAEEMFLQSQGLDFDFVPSKNQIVYLRENSNISTGGDSLDFTDDIPESYKKIAVDAAKALDVEITGLDMMIDDISEEANDSNYAIIEMNFNPAIHIHCYPYKGKNRRLNAKVLDALGY
- a CDS encoding MATE family efflux transporter, producing the protein MKKDLTNGPVLQGIVGLALPIIASSFLQFAYNFTDMLWVGQLGSNSVAAVGTSAFFLQLTWAFASVFLLGTGISVSHAIGKKENTTAQNIAREALFFLVIIVAVMVFIIQLFYRDLIGFFMLNDLVVESLAYDYLRCASLGLLFILTVNLFTGISNARGDAKTPLKITIIGVVINILLDPIFIFVLDLGVLGAALATIIAQSISLFLFWNKAAQDFLGKYKEWEFTTGTIKKTISLGFPPSIQRIIFTVVGIIMARIVAQWGSDAIAAQKIGLQIESMTFMATGGLMGAMMSFTGQNFGAQKFNRIREGYTTALKIGVALGVVMGILFYSFPTFFVRLFVQEEATVTIGADYLRIIGLSQVFMCVEMITSGIINGLGKTKVPATINITMTLIRIPMAIYLSSFAAIGINGVWLAIAISTVLRATSLSIAYQFIKRKIILNSTI